A stretch of the Mesorhizobium sp. Pch-S genome encodes the following:
- the lipA gene encoding lipoyl synthase, producing the protein MVTVLDLVANKPRPRHPEKAHRPDQEVLRKPDWIRVKAPVSKGYSETREIVKSHKLVTVCEEAGCPNIGECWEKKHATFMIMGEICTRACAFCNVATGIPTALDPDEPNRVAQAVKTMGLSHVVITSVDRDDLEDGGAQHFADVILAIRAAAPTTTIEILTPDFLRKDGARALEIVVAAKPDVFNHNLETVPSNYLTVRPGARYFHSIRLLQRVKELDPSIFTKSGIMVGLGEERHEVLQLMDDLRSADVDFMTIGQYLQPSKKHHPVKKFVTPEEFQSYAIVGKSKGFLLMASSPLTRSSHHAGEDFARLRAAREEQLKKTAR; encoded by the coding sequence ATGGTCACCGTTCTCGATCTCGTCGCCAACAAGCCGCGCCCCCGTCATCCGGAGAAGGCGCATCGGCCCGACCAGGAAGTGCTGCGCAAGCCGGACTGGATCCGCGTCAAGGCGCCGGTCTCCAAAGGTTATTCCGAGACGCGCGAGATCGTGAAATCGCACAAGCTGGTGACGGTCTGTGAAGAGGCTGGCTGTCCCAACATCGGCGAATGCTGGGAAAAGAAACACGCCACCTTCATGATCATGGGCGAGATCTGCACGCGCGCCTGTGCTTTCTGCAACGTCGCAACGGGCATCCCGACCGCGCTTGACCCCGATGAGCCAAACCGCGTGGCGCAGGCCGTCAAGACGATGGGCCTTTCGCATGTCGTGATCACCTCGGTCGACCGTGACGATCTCGAAGACGGTGGCGCGCAGCACTTCGCCGATGTCATTCTCGCCATTAGGGCGGCTGCGCCGACGACGACGATTGAAATCCTCACGCCGGACTTCCTGCGCAAGGATGGCGCCCGCGCACTGGAAATCGTCGTGGCCGCCAAGCCCGACGTTTTCAACCACAATCTCGAGACCGTTCCGTCAAACTATCTGACCGTCCGTCCGGGTGCACGTTATTTCCATTCGATCCGTCTCCTGCAGCGGGTGAAGGAACTCGACCCGTCTATCTTCACGAAATCCGGCATCATGGTCGGGCTCGGCGAGGAGCGTCATGAGGTTCTGCAGCTGATGGATGACCTGCGCTCGGCCGACGTCGACTTCATGACCATCGGGCAGTACCTGCAGCCCTCGAAGAAGCATCATCCGGTGAAGAAGTTCGTCACGCCGGAGGAATTCCAGTCTTACGCCATCGTCGGCAAGAGCAAGGGGTTCCTGCTGATGGCTTCGAGCCCGCTGACGCGCTCCTCGCACCATGCCGGCGAGGATTTCGCCCGGTTGCGCGCTGCGCGCGAAGAACAGCTCAAGAAAACCGCGCGATAA
- a CDS encoding type II toxin-antitoxin system RatA family toxin produces the protein MPKFEATRRVSHSPDQMFALVADVEKYPQFVPLCEALSVRSCRERDGRTVLVADMSVGYKAIRETFTTQVLLKPDERIIDVKYIDGPFKYLSNIWGFEPASDGCFVRFFIDYEFKSRILGAMMGTMFDRAFRMFSEAFEKRADVIYGKDG, from the coding sequence ATGCCGAAATTCGAGGCGACGCGCCGTGTATCGCACAGCCCCGACCAGATGTTCGCGCTGGTCGCCGATGTGGAGAAATACCCGCAGTTTGTGCCGTTGTGCGAGGCGCTGAGCGTGCGCTCGTGCCGCGAGCGTGACGGCCGCACCGTGCTCGTCGCCGACATGAGCGTCGGCTACAAGGCGATCCGCGAGACCTTCACCACGCAGGTGCTGTTGAAGCCTGATGAGCGTATCATCGATGTGAAGTACATCGATGGCCCGTTCAAATACCTCAGCAACATTTGGGGTTTCGAGCCGGCGAGCGACGGCTGCTTCGTGCGCTTTTTCATCGACTACGAGTTCAAGAGCCGTATTCTGGGCGCGATGATGGGCACGATGTTCGACCGGGCCTTCCGCATGTTCTCCGAAGCGTTCGAAAAGCGCGCCGACGTGATCTACGGGAAGGATGGTTGA
- a CDS encoding CinA family protein — MSELTPLADRFLKACLARRIMAATAESCTGGMIVAHLTDVAGSSAVVDRGFVTYSNDAKMDMLGVSASTLAAFGAVSSETALEMAAGAVSRSRAGIALAVTGVAGPDGGSPEKPVGLVWFGLAVKGQPTISEHRMFDNRGRDFIRRETVRHALEMGLRALAD; from the coding sequence ATGAGCGAACTCACGCCGCTGGCCGACCGTTTTCTGAAAGCCTGCCTGGCGCGCAGGATCATGGCGGCAACCGCTGAAAGCTGCACCGGCGGTATGATCGTTGCACATCTGACCGACGTCGCCGGCTCATCCGCCGTCGTCGATCGCGGTTTCGTCACCTACTCGAACGATGCCAAGATGGACATGCTGGGGGTCAGTGCATCCACCCTGGCAGCCTTCGGCGCGGTGTCGTCCGAAACGGCGCTGGAGATGGCCGCCGGCGCAGTGTCCCGCTCGCGTGCCGGCATTGCGCTGGCTGTGACCGGCGTTGCCGGCCCTGACGGCGGTTCGCCGGAAAAGCCTGTCGGGCTTGTGTGGTTTGGCCTTGCAGTCAAAGGCCAGCCGACCATCTCTGAGCACCGCATGTTTGACAATCGAGGCCGCGACTTCATCCGCCGCGAGACGGTGCGGCATGCGCTCGAGATGGGGCTCAGGGCTCTCGCCGACTGA
- a CDS encoding bifunctional 2-C-methyl-D-erythritol 4-phosphate cytidylyltransferase/2-C-methyl-D-erythritol 2,4-cyclodiphosphate synthase — translation MREPSAIKAVSADGGVAAVIVAAGRGERAGQADGPKQYRHIGGRAILARTLETFLSHPRIGQIVVVIHSDDLQLLQKAVGDRLAGVTIVTGGRTRQDSVRLGLVALDHSTPEKVLIHDAVRPFADRDLIDRVIDVIGVGQGALPALPVADTLKRESRDGTIGETVPRAGLHAAQTPQGFPFRAILAAHEKAHQAGRDDFTDDAAIAEWARLPVKIVAGSPDNVKLTWARDIVMADQRLHGARSSFPDIRTGNGYDVHAFEAGDHVTLCGIAIPHDRKLSGHSDADVGLHALTDALLATCGAGDIGTHFPPSDPQWKGAASRLFVEHAARIVRARGGRIANADITLICEAPRVGPHREAMTAALCEMLGIAAERISIKATTNEKLGFVGRQEGIAAIATASVVYPGEVPE, via the coding sequence ATGAGGGAACCGAGCGCAATCAAGGCCGTGTCCGCCGATGGCGGCGTTGCCGCCGTCATCGTCGCGGCGGGCCGCGGCGAGCGCGCCGGCCAGGCTGACGGACCAAAGCAATATCGCCACATTGGCGGTCGCGCCATCCTTGCCCGCACGCTGGAGACGTTCCTTTCACATCCGCGCATTGGCCAGATCGTCGTCGTTATCCACAGTGACGACCTGCAGTTGCTGCAAAAGGCCGTTGGCGATCGTCTTGCCGGCGTCACCATCGTCACCGGCGGCCGAACCAGGCAGGACTCGGTGCGGCTCGGCCTCGTCGCCCTGGACCACAGCACACCGGAAAAGGTGCTCATCCACGATGCCGTGCGGCCTTTTGCCGATCGCGATCTCATCGATCGCGTCATCGACGTGATTGGCGTCGGCCAAGGAGCACTTCCTGCTCTTCCCGTGGCCGACACTTTGAAACGTGAAAGCCGGGACGGCACCATCGGCGAGACGGTACCGCGAGCAGGCCTTCATGCGGCACAGACGCCGCAAGGCTTTCCCTTCCGTGCCATTCTGGCAGCGCACGAGAAGGCGCATCAGGCGGGCCGGGACGACTTCACCGACGATGCAGCCATAGCCGAATGGGCACGCCTGCCAGTCAAGATCGTGGCCGGCTCACCTGACAATGTAAAACTCACCTGGGCACGGGATATAGTCATGGCAGATCAACGGTTGCATGGTGCGCGCTCGAGCTTCCCTGACATCCGCACCGGCAATGGTTACGACGTGCACGCCTTTGAGGCAGGTGACCACGTAACATTGTGCGGGATTGCCATTCCGCACGATCGCAAGCTGTCCGGTCATTCTGATGCCGACGTCGGCCTGCATGCCTTGACCGACGCACTGCTCGCCACCTGCGGCGCAGGCGACATCGGCACGCATTTCCCACCTTCCGATCCGCAATGGAAAGGGGCAGCCTCTCGCTTGTTCGTCGAACACGCAGCCAGGATCGTGCGGGCTCGTGGCGGGCGCATCGCCAATGCCGACATCACACTGATCTGTGAGGCACCACGCGTCGGCCCTCACCGTGAAGCGATGACGGCCGCGCTTTGCGAAATGCTTGGCATTGCGGCAGAACGCATCTCGATCAAGGCGACGACGAACGAAAAACTCGGTTTCGTCGGCCGCCAGGAAGGCATCGCCGCGATTGCCACGGCGAGTGTCGTCTATCCTGGCGAGGTGCCGGAATGA
- the dusB gene encoding tRNA dihydrouridine synthase DusB, protein MTSPDKLASPLVVGGVAVRNRVFLAPMSGITDEPFRKRAYAHGAGLVVSEMVASGELARGREGFDLRIRHSGLPVHMVQLAGREALHMAEAARIAAGEGADIIDINMGCPAKKVTGGYAGSALMRDLDHALTLIEAVIDAVKVPVTVKMRLGWDEEALNAPMLARRAEQAGVSMVTIHGRTRCQFYQGKADWRAIARVKEAVSIPVVANGDVATPADAVAILEQSGADAVMAGRSHYGAPWTAGSIAAAAAGIEVSGLPKAGAEFGDYVVEHYEDMLALYGIESGLRQARKHLGWYLDRHAGATPAPLRKDILTSFEPASVVKLLRAVFSDSMQFGEIRSAA, encoded by the coding sequence ATGACCAGTCCAGATAAGCTCGCCTCGCCGCTCGTTGTCGGCGGGGTCGCTGTACGCAATCGTGTTTTCCTGGCGCCGATGTCCGGGATCACTGACGAGCCGTTTCGCAAGCGCGCTTATGCGCATGGGGCGGGTCTCGTGGTTTCCGAAATGGTGGCGAGCGGTGAACTCGCCCGCGGCCGGGAAGGGTTCGACCTGCGCATCCGCCATTCCGGTTTGCCGGTCCATATGGTGCAGCTTGCCGGGCGCGAAGCGCTGCATATGGCGGAAGCTGCGCGCATTGCCGCGGGCGAGGGCGCTGACATCATCGACATCAATATGGGCTGCCCGGCCAAGAAGGTAACCGGCGGCTATGCCGGCTCGGCGTTGATGCGCGACCTCGACCACGCGCTGACCTTGATCGAGGCGGTGATCGATGCGGTGAAGGTGCCGGTTACGGTGAAGATGCGGCTGGGGTGGGATGAGGAAGCCTTGAACGCGCCGATGCTGGCCCGCCGCGCGGAGCAGGCCGGGGTGAGCATGGTAACCATCCATGGCCGCACCCGATGCCAGTTCTATCAGGGCAAGGCCGATTGGCGCGCGATCGCACGCGTCAAGGAAGCCGTCTCGATACCTGTCGTTGCCAATGGTGATGTCGCGACGCCAGCCGACGCGGTCGCGATCCTCGAACAATCCGGCGCAGATGCCGTGATGGCCGGCCGCAGTCACTACGGTGCGCCATGGACCGCGGGCTCCATCGCGGCCGCTGCCGCCGGGATCGAAGTATCAGGCCTGCCAAAGGCAGGCGCTGAATTCGGCGACTATGTCGTCGAGCACTATGAAGACATGCTTGCCCTTTACGGGATCGAGAGCGGGCTGAGGCAGGCCAGGAAACATCTCGGCTGGTATCTGGATCGACACGCGGGAGCGACGCCGGCGCCTCTGCGCAAAGACATACTGACTTCGTTCGAGCCTGCCAGTGTCGTGAAGCTGTTGCGTGCGGTGTTTTCGGACAGCATGCAGTTTGGTGAAATCAGGAGCGCGGCATGA
- a CDS encoding nitrogen regulation protein NR(II) codes for MTIATTAVADMADAAQILLNTIRRPVIMVGPEGHITYANADAEDFFRSSATMLARNTLAKLIPFGSPLLALVDQVRDRRTPVNEYRVDVSSPRLGIEKVVDLYAAPVPEFPDSVVVMFQERSMADKIDRQMTHRGAARSVTGLAAMLAHEIKNPLSGIRGAAQLLELSASDEDRALTRLITDETDRIVSLVDRMEVFSDERPIDRYPVNIHVVLDHVKAIARNGFANRIKIIEDYDPSLPSVYGNRDQLIQVFLNLVKNAAEAIGSDPLGEITLTTAFRPGIRVSVPGTQDRVSLPLEFCVHDNGSGVSEDILPILFDPFITTKPNGSGLGLALVAKIVGEHGGIIECESTPRGTTFRVLLPAWKEPTAESHEGYRP; via the coding sequence ATGACCATCGCGACGACCGCAGTCGCGGATATGGCCGACGCCGCGCAGATTCTTCTCAATACAATTCGCCGCCCGGTGATCATGGTCGGGCCAGAAGGCCACATCACCTACGCCAACGCCGATGCCGAGGACTTCTTTCGCTCCAGCGCGACCATGCTGGCACGCAACACCTTGGCCAAACTCATCCCCTTTGGCAGCCCTTTGCTGGCTCTTGTGGATCAGGTTCGCGACCGGCGCACACCGGTCAATGAATATCGCGTCGATGTTTCCTCACCGCGTCTCGGCATCGAGAAGGTTGTCGATCTCTATGCCGCGCCAGTGCCGGAATTTCCGGATTCGGTGGTGGTGATGTTCCAGGAACGTTCGATGGCCGACAAGATCGATCGGCAGATGACACATCGTGGCGCGGCACGTTCCGTCACCGGCCTGGCGGCAATGCTGGCGCATGAGATCAAGAACCCACTCTCGGGTATCCGTGGTGCTGCACAGTTGCTCGAACTTTCCGCTTCGGATGAGGATCGTGCGCTGACGCGGCTGATCACGGACGAGACCGACCGGATCGTATCGCTGGTCGATCGCATGGAGGTGTTTTCCGATGAGCGACCGATCGACCGGTATCCGGTCAATATTCACGTCGTCCTCGATCATGTGAAGGCAATTGCGAGAAATGGTTTCGCTAATAGAATCAAAATTATAGAAGACTATGATCCTTCGCTGCCTTCGGTTTACGGCAACCGTGACCAACTCATTCAGGTGTTTCTGAATCTCGTCAAGAACGCCGCGGAGGCGATTGGTTCGGATCCGCTCGGCGAGATCACTCTGACCACCGCTTTTCGCCCTGGCATCCGTGTCTCGGTGCCTGGAACCCAGGACCGTGTGTCGTTGCCGCTGGAATTCTGCGTGCACGACAATGGTTCAGGGGTGTCGGAGGATATTCTGCCGATCCTGTTCGATCCATTCATCACGACGAAGCCGAACGGTTCCGGACTGGGGCTGGCTTTGGTCGCCAAGATCGTTGGCGAACATGGCGGCATCATCGAGTGTGAGTCGACGCCACGTGGCACCACCTTCCGCGTGCTCCTGCCTGCCTGGAAGGAGCCGACAGCAGAAAGCCATGAAGGATACCGTCCATGA
- the ntrC gene encoding nitrogen regulation protein NR(I), whose translation MSTRGTILVADDDAAIRTVLNQALSRAGHEVRVTSNASTLWRWVAAGEGDIVITDVVMPDENAFDMLPRIKKARPELPVVVMSAQNTFMTAIRASETGAYEYLPKPFDLTELLNIVARAMAEPRRPKADVRPDDQPETMPLVGRSAAMQDIYRMLARMMQTDLTVMISGESGTGKELVARALHEYGRRRGGPFVAINMAAIPRDLIESELFGHEKGAFTGAQNRSTGRFEQAEGGTLFLDEIGDMPMEAQTRLLRVLQQGEYTTVGGRTPIKTDVRIVAATNKDLRTLINQGLFREDLFYRLNVVPLRLPGLRERAEDIPDLVRHFFKLGAKEGLQAKRIAPAGVELMKRYPWPGNVRELENLVRRLAALYPQDEISAEIIDAELKTGEAPAVPNANVLIPDDLSISQAVEHYLQRYFTSFGDELPPSGLYQRILEEVEHPLVLAAMTATRGNQIRAADLLGLNRNTLRKKIRDLGVNVYRGARQG comes from the coding sequence ATGAGTACGCGCGGCACCATTCTCGTCGCCGATGATGACGCGGCGATCCGCACCGTGCTCAACCAGGCGCTGTCGCGTGCCGGACATGAGGTGCGGGTCACATCCAACGCCTCCACGCTGTGGCGTTGGGTTGCAGCAGGCGAGGGTGACATTGTCATTACCGATGTGGTGATGCCGGATGAAAACGCCTTCGACATGCTGCCCCGCATCAAGAAGGCACGGCCGGAACTGCCGGTCGTCGTCATGAGCGCTCAGAACACCTTCATGACCGCGATCCGTGCCTCCGAGACCGGTGCCTATGAATATCTGCCGAAGCCGTTCGATCTGACCGAACTGCTCAACATCGTCGCCCGGGCGATGGCCGAGCCACGTCGCCCCAAGGCCGATGTCCGTCCCGACGATCAGCCTGAAACGATGCCGCTCGTCGGTCGCTCGGCAGCCATGCAGGACATCTACCGCATGCTTGCCCGCATGATGCAGACCGATCTGACCGTCATGATCAGCGGTGAGTCCGGTACCGGCAAGGAACTGGTGGCGCGTGCCCTGCACGAATATGGCCGCCGGCGAGGTGGGCCGTTCGTCGCCATCAACATGGCCGCCATCCCGCGTGATCTGATCGAATCGGAGCTGTTCGGCCATGAGAAGGGCGCTTTCACCGGCGCGCAGAACCGTTCCACCGGTCGTTTCGAGCAGGCCGAGGGTGGCACGCTGTTCCTCGATGAGATCGGCGACATGCCGATGGAGGCGCAGACCAGGCTGCTGCGTGTGTTGCAGCAGGGCGAATATACGACCGTGGGAGGGCGCACGCCGATCAAGACGGATGTGCGCATCGTGGCAGCCACCAACAAGGATCTGCGCACGCTGATCAATCAGGGGCTGTTTCGCGAAGACCTGTTCTACCGTCTCAACGTCGTGCCGCTGAGGCTTCCAGGGCTGCGCGAACGCGCCGAGGACATACCAGACCTTGTACGGCATTTCTTCAAGCTCGGTGCCAAGGAAGGGCTGCAGGCCAAGCGCATCGCGCCTGCCGGTGTGGAATTGATGAAGCGCTATCCCTGGCCAGGCAACGTTCGCGAACTGGAAAATCTGGTGCGGAGGCTGGCAGCGCTTTATCCGCAGGACGAGATCTCAGCCGAGATCATCGATGCAGAACTGAAGACCGGGGAGGCCCCTGCCGTTCCCAATGCCAATGTCCTGATCCCCGACGACCTGTCCATCAGTCAGGCCGTCGAGCACTACCTTCAGCGCTATTTCACGTCCTTCGGCGATGAGTTGCCGCCATCAGGGCTGTATCAGCGCATTCTGGAGGAGGTCGAACATCCGCTCGTGCTGGCTGCGATGACCGCGACGCGTGGCAACCAGATCCGTGCTGCCGACCTGCTCGGCCTCAATCGCAACACGCTGCGCAAGAAGATTCGCGATCTTGGCGTCAACGTCTACCGCGGGGCGCGGCAGGGCTAG
- a CDS encoding PAS domain-containing sensor histidine kinase, whose amino-acid sequence MAEQAIPLSGPLFRRSGVQEARRLMALPGILAIIGALLTAAVSFAILVGATPITPDRTTTLWLIGLNALFIFFLVALVAREARRIIMARRVGKAASRLHVRIVLMFALVAAVPAILVAIIAAITLNIGLDRWFEIRTKTIINSSLSIAEAYVQENARNLQGTTLSMAYDLDSSRTLYGLDRGGFLDLMNKEAIGRGLAHAALVKEDGSFVMSAKTGADFPMPGPPDGAVKQAVDGKPLLIEPRTRNIMGAIIKLKEIEGLYLYTIRVVDPEVIRAREIVRANTAEYRGLETNRGFSQVAFALPYMSLTLIVILSAIWTGIAVADRLVRPIRQLIGAADEVATGNLDVSVPVRNSDGDVAHLGDTFNKMLLELKSQRNEILTAKDLADERLRFSEAVLAGVTSGVVGVDPFGTITIVNKSAEAMLAMSSETALGQNLSAVLPHVGRVLEIGRKSGKPVYREQVTFFRAGSERTFNVQVTIEEDQDEAYEGEKSYVVTVDDITDLVTAQRTSAWADVARRIAHEIKNPLTPIQLSAERIRRRYGKVITEDREVFDQCTDTIIRQVEDIGRMVDEFSSFARMPKPEMKAIDLREPLREASFLVEVSRSDIAFERSFGDEPLKGTFDNRLLSQAFGNVIKNAAEAMEGLERAPGEKGVIRVQAAYVDGSIRVDVIDNGKGLPRENRGRLLEPYMTTREKGTGLGLAIVKKIVEDHGGRLELHDAPADFHGGRGAMISIILPAGTAPRGRELVENERETEKVGNGV is encoded by the coding sequence ATGGCTGAGCAGGCCATACCATTGAGCGGACCATTGTTTCGGAGATCCGGTGTGCAGGAGGCCAGGCGGCTGATGGCGCTTCCCGGCATCCTCGCGATCATCGGCGCCCTGCTGACGGCCGCGGTTTCCTTCGCCATCCTGGTCGGTGCGACACCGATCACGCCTGATCGGACAACGACATTGTGGCTGATCGGCCTCAATGCACTGTTCATTTTCTTCCTGGTGGCGCTCGTTGCTCGAGAAGCCAGGCGAATCATCATGGCTCGTCGCGTCGGCAAGGCCGCGTCTCGCCTGCATGTACGCATTGTCCTGATGTTTGCGCTGGTCGCTGCGGTTCCGGCGATCCTGGTGGCGATCATTGCGGCCATCACGCTGAACATCGGTCTCGATCGCTGGTTCGAGATCCGCACCAAAACCATCATCAATTCGTCGCTTTCGATCGCGGAAGCCTATGTCCAGGAAAATGCCCGCAACCTGCAGGGCACGACCTTGTCCATGGCTTATGACCTGGACAGCTCGCGCACGCTCTACGGGCTCGACAGAGGCGGCTTCCTGGACCTGATGAACAAGGAAGCGATCGGCCGCGGTCTGGCTCATGCCGCACTGGTCAAGGAGGACGGCTCCTTCGTGATGAGCGCCAAGACAGGCGCAGACTTCCCCATGCCGGGGCCACCCGATGGGGCCGTCAAGCAGGCGGTGGACGGCAAGCCGCTGCTGATCGAGCCGCGCACGCGCAACATCATGGGCGCGATCATCAAGCTGAAGGAGATCGAGGGGCTTTATCTCTACACCATTCGCGTGGTCGATCCGGAGGTGATCAGGGCGCGGGAGATCGTGAGGGCAAACACCGCGGAGTATCGCGGACTCGAAACCAATCGAGGGTTCTCACAGGTCGCATTTGCACTGCCCTACATGTCGCTGACGCTCATCGTCATCCTATCCGCGATCTGGACCGGTATCGCCGTGGCGGATCGCCTGGTGCGCCCTATCCGTCAGCTGATCGGCGCAGCCGACGAGGTGGCGACCGGAAATCTCGATGTCTCGGTGCCGGTCCGCAATTCGGACGGTGACGTTGCGCATCTGGGGGATACCTTCAACAAGATGCTGCTGGAGTTGAAATCCCAGCGCAATGAAATCCTGACCGCCAAGGATCTGGCCGATGAACGGCTCCGGTTCTCGGAAGCCGTTCTGGCGGGGGTGACCTCGGGCGTCGTTGGTGTCGATCCCTTCGGCACCATCACCATTGTCAACAAGTCCGCCGAGGCGATGCTGGCGATGTCGTCCGAGACTGCGCTGGGACAGAATCTGTCCGCTGTGCTGCCGCATGTCGGGCGCGTGCTGGAGATCGGCCGCAAATCCGGCAAACCGGTCTATCGCGAGCAGGTGACCTTCTTCCGCGCTGGTTCAGAGCGGACTTTCAATGTCCAGGTGACGATCGAGGAAGACCAGGACGAGGCCTATGAGGGTGAGAAGTCCTACGTCGTGACCGTGGACGACATCACCGATCTCGTGACGGCACAACGCACCTCTGCCTGGGCCGACGTTGCCCGGCGCATTGCTCACGAAATCAAGAATCCGCTGACGCCGATCCAGCTTTCGGCCGAACGCATCCGGCGTCGTTATGGCAAAGTGATCACCGAAGATCGTGAAGTCTTCGACCAATGCACGGACACCATCATCCGGCAGGTCGAGGATATCGGGCGCATGGTCGACGAGTTCTCGTCGTTTGCGCGCATGCCCAAGCCGGAAATGAAAGCGATCGATTTGCGCGAGCCGTTGCGCGAAGCCTCGTTCCTGGTGGAAGTCAGCCGGTCCGACATCGCATTCGAACGTTCCTTTGGTGACGAGCCGCTCAAAGGCACCTTCGACAACCGACTGCTGTCGCAAGCATTCGGCAATGTCATCAAGAACGCCGCCGAGGCCATGGAAGGGCTCGAACGGGCACCCGGTGAAAAAGGTGTGATCCGTGTCCAGGCAGCGTATGTCGACGGTTCGATCCGGGTCGATGTGATCGACAACGGCAAGGGGCTTCCGCGTGAAAACCGGGGTCGGCTGCTCGAGCCATATATGACGACGCGCGAGAAAGGCACCGGGCTTGGCCTCGCGATCGTCAAAAAGATCGTGGAAGACCATGGCGGGCGGCTTGAGCTGCACGACGCCCCTGCCGACTTCCACGGTGGGCGAGGAGCCATGATCAGCATCATCCTTCCCGCCGGTACGGCACCACGTGGCCGGGAACTGGTGGAAAACGAACGAGAAACTGAGAAGGTCGGTAATGGCGTCTGA
- a CDS encoding sigma-54 dependent transcriptional regulator has protein sequence MASDILIVDDEEDIRELVAGILSDEGHETRTAHDADSALAAIADRAPRLIFLDIWLQGSRLDGLALLDEIKTLHPNLPVVMISGHGNIETAVSAIRRGAYDFIEKPFKADRLILVAERALETSKLRREVSDLKQRSGETFDLIGMSSAMSQLRQTIERVAPTNSRIMIMGPSGSGKELAARAIHALSARKSGPFVTLSAANITPERMEIELFGTESNGTERKVGALEEAHRGILYIDEVADMPRETQNKILRVLVEQQFERVGGTKRVKVDVRIISSTAQNLEAMIAEGRFREDLYHRLAVVPVAVPGLAERREDIPYLVDTFVKQIARQAGIKARRIGDDAMAVLQAHNWPGNVRQLRNNIERLMILARGDDVEAPITADLLPSEIGDVMPRTPNQSDQHIMALPLREAREQFEKDYLIAQINRFGGNISKTAEFIGMERSALHRKLKSLGV, from the coding sequence ATGGCGTCTGATATTCTGATCGTCGACGACGAAGAAGACATCCGTGAACTGGTGGCGGGTATCCTGAGCGACGAAGGCCACGAAACCCGCACGGCGCACGACGCGGACAGCGCGCTGGCCGCGATCGCTGACCGCGCGCCGCGCCTCATCTTCCTCGACATCTGGCTGCAGGGCTCGCGGCTCGACGGCCTGGCCCTGCTCGATGAAATCAAGACCCTGCATCCCAACCTGCCAGTGGTGATGATTTCCGGTCACGGCAACATCGAAACCGCGGTGTCGGCCATCCGTCGGGGCGCATATGATTTCATCGAAAAGCCGTTCAAGGCGGACCGGCTGATCCTCGTCGCGGAGCGTGCGCTGGAGACCTCGAAACTGAGGCGCGAGGTTTCCGACCTCAAACAGCGCAGCGGCGAAACATTCGACCTGATCGGCATGTCGTCGGCGATGAGTCAGTTGCGGCAGACCATAGAGCGTGTCGCACCGACCAACAGCCGTATCATGATCATGGGACCATCGGGCTCGGGCAAGGAACTGGCGGCGAGAGCCATCCATGCCTTGTCGGCACGCAAGAGCGGGCCGTTTGTCACCCTGAGCGCGGCCAACATCACGCCCGAGCGCATGGAGATCGAACTGTTCGGTACCGAATCGAATGGCACCGAGCGCAAGGTCGGGGCCCTGGAGGAAGCACATCGCGGCATCCTCTACATCGATGAAGTCGCCGATATGCCGCGCGAGACGCAGAACAAGATCCTGCGCGTGCTGGTCGAGCAGCAGTTCGAACGGGTGGGGGGTACCAAGCGCGTCAAGGTCGATGTGCGCATCATCTCGTCAACCGCGCAAAACCTCGAAGCCATGATTGCCGAGGGCCGCTTCCGCGAAGACCTTTATCATCGCCTGGCTGTCGTGCCTGTGGCGGTGCCCGGACTTGCGGAGCGACGCGAGGACATTCCCTATCTGGTCGATACCTTCGTCAAGCAGATCGCGAGGCAGGCGGGGATCAAAGCGCGCCGCATCGGCGACGACGCGATGGCAGTGCTTCAGGCGCACAACTGGCCAGGCAATGTGCGCCAGCTGCGCAACAACATCGAACGGCTGATGATCCTGGCGCGCGGCGACGATGTCGAGGCACCGATCACCGCCGACCTGCTGCCGTCGGAAATTGGCGATGTGATGCCACGCACCCCCAACCAGTCGGACCAGCACATCATGGCGCTGCCCTTGCGCGAGGCCCGTGAACAGTTCGAGAAGGATTACCTGATCGCCCAGATCAATCGCTTTGGCGGCAACATCTCCAAGACCGCCGAATTCATCGGCATGGAGCGCTCCGCCTTGCATAGAAAGCTTAAGTCTCTCGGTGTTTGA